In Oscillatoria acuminata PCC 6304, a single window of DNA contains:
- a CDS encoding ABC transporter permease, producing the protein MKIDENYTEPNDSKLNPKGGRILQPSLFWRIADDIPKSLSWSLMALSIAIPMMLWWVISHSGIVKPLFLPTPERVLKAIAHLWGTGELPKDIFYSLFRVLSGFTLAAAISIPLGTLMGTFASLRSLLEPIIGIVRYMPAPAFIPLLILYCGVGEPTKILLIFIGTLFFNTLMVMDAVKFVPKELIETSYTLGGSRHQVILQVIFPFILPNIIDASRVNMAASWNLVIVSELVAATEGLGRRISVAQRFLRTDEIFAGLIVIGLIGLAIDLLFRLLLRLSCRWSIQ; encoded by the coding sequence ATGAAAATTGATGAAAACTATACAGAACCCAATGACTCAAAGCTAAACCCCAAAGGCGGAAGAATCTTACAACCCAGCCTATTTTGGCGGATTGCTGACGATATTCCTAAATCCCTCAGTTGGAGTTTGATGGCGCTGTCGATCGCCATTCCGATGATGCTGTGGTGGGTGATTTCTCATTCCGGAATCGTTAAACCCTTATTTTTGCCTACCCCAGAACGAGTGCTCAAGGCGATCGCCCATTTGTGGGGAACCGGGGAACTGCCTAAAGATATCTTTTATAGCTTGTTTCGCGTTTTGAGCGGGTTTACCTTAGCTGCCGCTATCTCCATCCCATTAGGAACCCTGATGGGAACCTTTGCCAGCTTGCGATCGCTACTGGAACCGATTATTGGCATTGTCCGCTATATGCCAGCCCCCGCCTTTATTCCCTTACTCATTTTATACTGCGGCGTGGGAGAACCCACTAAAATATTACTCATTTTTATCGGCACTTTGTTTTTCAATACATTGATGGTTATGGATGCCGTCAAGTTCGTACCCAAAGAATTAATCGAAACGTCATACACCCTAGGAGGAAGCCGCCACCAGGTTATTTTACAAGTGATTTTCCCCTTTATTCTCCCCAATATTATCGATGCCTCTCGGGTGAATATGGCGGCATCCTGGAACTTAGTTATTGTTTCAGAATTAGTCGCCGCAACCGAAGGATTAGGACGGCGAATCAGTGTCGCCCAGAGATTTCTCAGAACCGATGAAATTTTTGCCGGATTAA